One genomic window of Tenacibaculum tangerinum includes the following:
- a CDS encoding UbiA prenyltransferase family protein produces the protein MLIGILIGVLLSFKIDKIHYSLIFIICPILVYLYSTNNTKKSFFSNIVTSFLKPFAIITLWWFDSPVNLSKEQWDLLYYLQLITIIYAIISFLSNIVLGIITDIININEDNFNKQNTLPIVLGRKRAKNIALMLSIIVFVFVLSIAIACMENKFILKTIIFLGTLPELYFIYRLMNASELKDYKKLYATGKVLLFLALLSIPIIAYYFKYVIS, from the coding sequence ATGCTTATCGGTATTTTAATAGGTGTCTTATTATCTTTTAAAATAGATAAAATACACTATAGCCTTATATTTATTATTTGTCCTATTTTAGTATATCTGTACTCTACAAATAATACTAAAAAAAGTTTTTTTAGCAATATCGTTACCTCTTTTTTAAAACCTTTTGCTATTATTACTTTGTGGTGGTTTGATTCTCCTGTTAATTTATCTAAAGAACAATGGGATTTGCTTTATTACCTCCAATTAATTACCATCATCTATGCTATTATATCTTTTTTGAGTAATATTGTTTTAGGCATCATTACAGATATTATTAATATTAATGAAGATAACTTTAACAAACAAAACACATTACCCATCGTATTGGGTCGAAAAAGAGCAAAAAACATAGCACTTATGCTTTCTATTATAGTTTTTGTTTTTGTGCTTTCTATTGCTATTGCTTGTATGGAAAATAAATTTATTTTAAAAACTATTATTTTTCTGGGCACCTTGCCAGAACTTTATTTTATTTACCGCCTTATGAATGCTTCAGAACTAAAAGATTATAAAAAACTATATGCTACAGGTAAAGTTCTTTTATTTTTGGCATTATTAAGTATTCCTATAATAGCTTATTACTTTAAGTATGTTATCAGCTAA
- a CDS encoding porin family protein — MKKTIFILCLLIGGLQLAQSQLQGGIKGGINYNSDSFSDVKDDVFDGAKSKTGFHAGAWMRIKIPTTGLYVRPELVYTQLNNEVIYYPEGKLVNSLNNQKVTYEVQKIDIPVLLGINFLEVGHAFAGPSFQYILDSDFDIEQLKQINSDGFSVGLQLGAGVEFGKLGIDVRWERALSDTEAEFVDSTFGTVNFDTRVDQIILGLSYRF, encoded by the coding sequence ATGAAAAAAACAATTTTTATATTGTGCCTTCTAATAGGAGGTTTACAATTAGCACAAAGTCAACTACAAGGAGGTATTAAAGGAGGTATCAATTATAACTCCGATTCTTTTTCTGATGTAAAAGATGATGTGTTTGATGGAGCAAAAAGTAAAACCGGTTTTCATGCAGGAGCATGGATGCGAATAAAAATTCCTACTACTGGTCTGTATGTTAGACCTGAGTTAGTATACACACAATTAAACAATGAAGTAATATATTATCCTGAAGGTAAACTAGTTAACTCTTTAAACAATCAAAAGGTAACTTATGAAGTTCAAAAAATAGATATTCCTGTCTTATTAGGAATTAATTTTTTAGAAGTAGGACACGCTTTTGCTGGTCCTTCCTTTCAGTATATTTTAGACTCTGATTTTGATATAGAACAGTTAAAACAAATAAATTCTGACGGATTTTCTGTTGGTTTACAGCTTGGTGCTGGTGTAGAGTTTGGTAAACTAGGGATTGATGTTCGCTGGGAAAGAGCTTTGTCAGATACCGAAGCTGAATTTGTAGACTCAACATTTGGAACTGTTAATTTTGACACCCGAGTAGATCAGATTATTTTAGGACTCTCTTACAGGTTTTAA
- a CDS encoding transketolase family protein yields the protein MKKYTYTEKKDTRSGFGDGLTELGQKNPDVVALCADLTGSLKMNEFAENHPERFFQVGIAEANMIGIAAGLTIGGKIPFTGTFANFSTGRVYDQIRQSVAYSDKNVKICASHAGLTLGEDGATHQILEDIGLMKMLPGMTVINTCDYSQTKAATLAIAEHKGPVYLRFGRPKVPVFMTDQPFEIGKAIQLTEGNDVTIVATGHLVWKALEAAEALEAKGITAEVINIHTIKPLDEEAILKSVAKTKCIVTAEEHNKYGGLGESVARCLATNNPTPQEFVAVNDSFGESATPDQLMEKYGLDDAAIIKAVEKVISRK from the coding sequence ATGAAAAAATATACTTACACAGAAAAAAAAGATACCCGCTCTGGGTTTGGTGATGGTTTAACAGAGTTAGGACAAAAAAATCCTGACGTGGTAGCTTTATGTGCTGACTTAACAGGGTCTTTAAAAATGAATGAATTTGCTGAAAATCATCCTGAACGCTTTTTTCAAGTAGGAATAGCAGAGGCAAACATGATAGGAATTGCTGCTGGGTTGACCATTGGAGGTAAAATTCCATTTACGGGTACATTTGCTAACTTTTCAACTGGTAGAGTTTATGATCAAATTCGTCAATCAGTCGCTTATTCTGACAAAAATGTGAAAATTTGTGCCTCTCATGCAGGATTAACTCTAGGAGAAGACGGTGCAACTCATCAAATTTTAGAAGATATTGGATTGATGAAAATGCTACCAGGAATGACCGTAATTAATACTTGTGATTACAGCCAAACCAAAGCAGCAACATTAGCAATTGCTGAACATAAGGGGCCTGTTTACTTACGTTTTGGAAGACCAAAAGTACCTGTATTCATGACCGATCAACCTTTTGAAATAGGAAAAGCTATTCAACTAACAGAAGGAAACGATGTAACTATTGTAGCTACAGGACATTTGGTATGGAAAGCTTTAGAGGCTGCCGAAGCACTAGAAGCTAAAGGCATTACCGCAGAAGTGATAAACATTCACACCATAAAACCTTTAGATGAAGAAGCAATTTTGAAATCTGTTGCTAAAACAAAATGTATCGTTACTGCCGAAGAACATAATAAATATGGAGGTTTAGGTGAAAGTGTTGCTCGTTGTTTAGCCACTAACAACCCTACTCCGCAAGAGTTTGTCGCTGTAAATGATAGTTTTGGTGAATCTGCTACACCAGATCAGTTGATGGAAAAATATGGTTTAGATGATGCAGCCATTATTAAAGCAGTAGAAAAAGTAATTTCAAGAAAATAA
- the smpB gene encoding SsrA-binding protein SmpB — protein sequence MQKKINIQNKKARFEYEILDKYTAGIQLTGTEIKSIRQSKARITESFCEFNDRGELFVVNMYIEEYAFGNHYNHKPKSERRLLLNKRELKKLEKEVEAKGSTIVPLRLFINENGWAKLDIALAKGKKTHDKRQTIKDRDNKRDLARIKKSFN from the coding sequence ATGCAAAAAAAGATCAACATACAGAATAAAAAAGCTCGATTTGAATACGAGATACTAGATAAATATACTGCGGGTATTCAACTTACAGGTACAGAGATTAAATCTATTCGGCAAAGCAAAGCTCGAATTACCGAAAGTTTTTGTGAATTTAATGATCGCGGAGAACTTTTTGTAGTAAACATGTATATTGAAGAATATGCTTTCGGAAACCATTATAACCATAAACCTAAGAGTGAGCGCCGTTTGTTATTAAACAAACGAGAATTAAAAAAACTTGAGAAAGAAGTTGAAGCTAAAGGAAGTACTATTGTGCCTTTACGCTTATTTATAAACGAAAACGGATGGGCTAAATTAGACATCGCTCTTGCCAAAGGAAAGAAAACTCATGATAAAAGACAAACTATTAAAGATCGTGATAACAAACGAGATTTAGCTAGAATAAAAAAGTCTTTTAATTAA
- a CDS encoding DUF6503 family protein — translation MRYLYILLLLLIVSCKPKFTAQEIIDKSIEYSKLNTIENATISFNFRKNHYIATRNRGVFELIRVIKNDSSEIRDIVSNDGFKRFVNDSLVELLEKDKNRYSNSVNSVHYFSVVPFGLNDKAVQKKLLEPVTIKGKEYYKVKITFTEEGGGEDFDDVFIYWFAKDNFQLDYVAYKYHTNGGGVRFRDIKEEKVVNGIRFVDYNNYKPLNKNVDFYAIDKLYEEDKLKKLSEIILEEIAVTGS, via the coding sequence ATGCGATATTTATATATTTTACTACTTTTACTAATAGTTTCATGCAAACCAAAATTCACTGCTCAAGAAATCATAGATAAGTCAATAGAGTATTCAAAATTGAATACCATAGAAAATGCGACAATTTCTTTTAACTTCAGGAAAAATCATTACATAGCTACTAGAAACAGAGGTGTATTTGAATTGATTAGAGTGATAAAGAATGATTCTTCAGAGATAAGAGATATAGTATCGAATGATGGTTTTAAACGTTTTGTAAACGATAGCTTGGTAGAATTATTGGAAAAAGATAAAAACCGTTATAGCAATTCGGTAAATTCAGTTCATTATTTTTCAGTAGTACCATTTGGACTAAATGATAAAGCGGTTCAAAAGAAGTTGCTAGAACCTGTTACAATTAAAGGAAAAGAATATTATAAAGTTAAAATTACCTTTACAGAAGAGGGTGGAGGAGAAGACTTTGACGATGTATTTATCTATTGGTTTGCTAAAGATAACTTTCAGTTAGATTATGTAGCATATAAATACCATACGAATGGAGGCGGAGTGCGTTTTAGAGATATAAAAGAAGAAAAAGTAGTGAATGGAATCCGTTTTGTAGATTATAATAATTACAAACCTTTAAATAAGAATGTAGATTTTTATGCGATTGATAAGTTGTATGAAGAAGATAAACTGAAAAAGCTTTCTGAAATCATTTTAGAAGAAATTGCAGTTACTGGCTCGTAG
- the ytxJ gene encoding bacillithiol system redox-active protein YtxJ has product MGVFDSFFGKKNTSKKEEESFINWIPLTSLEQIEEIKKISEKEPVAIFKHSTRCGISSMVIKRFISSFDEELKDFKVYYLDLLNYRDISNEIGYTFQVLHQSPQLLVIKNREVISHASHYDIARIDLKKI; this is encoded by the coding sequence ATGGGAGTTTTTGATAGTTTTTTTGGAAAGAAAAATACTAGTAAAAAAGAGGAGGAATCATTTATTAATTGGATTCCATTAACCTCGTTGGAGCAGATAGAAGAGATAAAAAAAATATCTGAGAAAGAACCAGTTGCTATTTTTAAACATTCAACAAGATGCGGTATAAGCAGTATGGTAATTAAACGTTTTATAAGTAGTTTTGATGAGGAGCTTAAAGATTTTAAAGTATATTATCTCGACTTGCTTAATTATAGAGATATTTCTAATGAAATCGGGTATACATTTCAGGTTTTACACCAATCTCCTCAGTTGTTGGTAATTAAAAACAGAGAAGTAATTTCGCATGCTTCTCATTATGATATTGCCCGTATTGATCTGAAAAAAATCTAA
- a CDS encoding Maf-like protein: protein MLSAKLHKYNVILASKSPRRQTLLKSLDISFTVDTKEVEELYPDKLKHSEITDYLADLKAIPFKKELKSNDLLITSDTIVWIDNKALGKPKNYEEAYQMLKKLSGTTHEVITSICITSSFFQHTLNDTTIVHFRKLLDEEIDYYIQTYKPFDKAGAYGIQEWIGKIGITKIEGSYFNVMGFPVHKLYKELSKL from the coding sequence ATGTTATCAGCTAAGTTACATAAATACAATGTGATTCTTGCTTCTAAATCACCCAGAAGACAAACACTGCTTAAAAGTTTAGATATTTCCTTTACAGTTGATACTAAAGAGGTAGAAGAACTGTATCCAGATAAATTGAAGCACAGCGAGATAACTGATTATTTAGCAGATTTAAAAGCGATTCCTTTTAAAAAAGAACTCAAATCAAATGATTTATTAATCACATCTGACACCATTGTTTGGATAGATAACAAAGCACTTGGAAAACCAAAAAACTATGAAGAAGCCTATCAAATGCTTAAAAAATTGTCTGGAACAACTCATGAAGTAATTACTTCTATATGCATAACTAGCAGTTTTTTTCAACATACTTTGAACGATACCACTATTGTTCACTTTAGAAAGTTGTTAGATGAAGAAATTGATTATTATATACAAACATACAAACCCTTCGATAAAGCTGGTGCTTATGGTATACAAGAATGGATAGGAAAAATTGGAATTACTAAAATTGAAGGAAGTTATTTTAATGTGATGGGATTTCCTGTTCATAAACTTTATAAAGAATTATCAAAATTGTAA
- a CDS encoding Hsp20/alpha crystallin family protein: MLLKRTDFPTLPNVFNDFFRDWSTLNFSDTNTTLPAVNIKENENEFTVDVAAPGMNKEDFQVNLENDVLTISSEKQENKEDTNDNYTRKEYSYMSFKRSFTLPKGIVDSEKITATYKNGELKISIPKLEVVKPKPAKLITVE, translated from the coding sequence ATGTTATTAAAAAGAACTGATTTTCCAACGTTACCAAATGTCTTTAATGATTTTTTTAGAGACTGGTCAACTTTAAATTTCTCAGATACAAATACTACCTTACCAGCTGTAAACATAAAAGAAAATGAAAATGAATTTACAGTTGATGTAGCTGCCCCTGGCATGAACAAGGAAGATTTTCAAGTAAATCTTGAAAATGATGTATTAACTATTTCTTCTGAAAAACAAGAGAATAAAGAAGATACAAACGATAACTATACTCGAAAAGAATACAGTTACATGTCGTTTAAAAGAAGTTTTACATTACCTAAAGGAATTGTTGATAGTGAAAAAATTACAGCTACCTACAAAAATGGGGAGCTAAAAATTAGCATTCCTAAATTAGAAGTAGTAAAACCCAAGCCAGCAAAACTAATTACGGTTGAGTAA
- the clpB gene encoding ATP-dependent chaperone ClpB, producing the protein MNFNNYTIKSQETIQQAQQLAQSYGHNLIENEHIFKALFLVDENVLPFILKKLNINIEVIQQVVDKQLESFPKVTGADLMLSREANKTLNEAAIIAKKMNDEYVSIEHLILAIFKSKSQIAQVLKDQGVSEKNLQAAIEELRKGNRVTSQSAEETYNSLNKYAKNLNQLAQDGKLDPVIGRDEEIRRLLQILSRRTKNNPILVGEPGTGKTAIAEGLAHRIIRGDVPENLKDKQIFSLDMGALIAGAKYKGEFEERLKSVVKEVTTSEGDIVLFIDEIHTLVGAGGGQGAMDAANILKPALARGELRAIGATTLDEYQKYFEKDKALERRFQKVLVDEPDTESAISILRGIKDKYETHHKVRIKDEAIIGAVELSQRYITNRFLPDKAIDLMDEAASKLRMEINSKPEELDVLDRKIMQLEIEIEAIKRENDETKLKSLNADLANLKEERNEINAKWQSEKSVVDTIQNLKTDIENYKHEAEKAERNGDYGKVAELRYGKIKEAQEALDKQQEILASQQENSLIKEEVTYDDIAEVVAKWTGVPVTKMLQSEREKLLKLEDELHKRVVGQEEAIEAVSDAVRRSRSGLQNPNKPIGSFLFLGTTGVGKTELAKALAEYLFDDENAMTRIDMSEYQERHSVSRLVGAPPGYVGYDEGGQLTEAVRRKPYSVVLLDEIEKAHPDTFNILLQVLDEGRLTDNKGRVADFKNTIIIMTSNMGSHIIQEKFDNMKGDIYTTLDLAKTEVLGLLKQSVRPEFLNRIDDIIMFTPLSEDNIKEIVKLQLNSVKKMIAQQNITFDATDEAIDYLAAKGYQPEFGARPVKRVIQKEVLNQLSKEILSGRVTTDSIILLDAFDDELVFRNQSDLVNN; encoded by the coding sequence ATGAATTTTAACAATTATACAATAAAATCACAAGAAACCATACAACAAGCGCAACAATTAGCGCAAAGTTATGGTCACAACCTTATAGAAAATGAACACATTTTTAAAGCTTTATTTTTAGTCGATGAAAATGTGCTTCCTTTCATTTTAAAGAAACTCAATATTAATATTGAGGTTATACAACAAGTAGTAGATAAGCAATTAGAGAGTTTTCCTAAAGTTACGGGTGCTGATTTAATGCTTTCTCGTGAAGCAAATAAAACACTGAATGAAGCCGCTATCATCGCCAAAAAAATGAACGATGAATACGTATCTATTGAACACCTAATCTTGGCTATTTTCAAATCGAAAAGTCAAATAGCACAGGTATTAAAAGATCAAGGAGTTTCTGAGAAAAATTTGCAAGCAGCCATTGAAGAGTTGCGCAAAGGAAACCGTGTAACATCGCAAAGTGCCGAAGAAACGTACAACTCTTTAAACAAGTATGCTAAAAACTTAAACCAATTAGCACAAGACGGAAAATTAGACCCCGTAATTGGTCGCGACGAAGAAATTAGACGTTTATTACAAATTTTATCTCGTAGAACCAAGAACAATCCAATTCTAGTTGGTGAACCTGGTACAGGTAAAACGGCGATTGCTGAAGGTTTGGCTCATCGAATTATCCGTGGTGATGTTCCTGAAAATCTAAAGGATAAACAAATTTTTTCTTTAGATATGGGGGCATTGATTGCAGGTGCAAAATATAAAGGTGAATTTGAAGAGCGTTTGAAATCTGTCGTAAAAGAAGTTACAACATCCGAAGGAGACATCGTATTATTTATTGATGAGATTCACACGCTAGTAGGTGCTGGAGGCGGGCAAGGAGCCATGGATGCTGCGAATATCTTAAAGCCAGCTTTAGCTCGTGGAGAATTGAGAGCTATTGGAGCTACTACCTTAGATGAGTACCAAAAGTATTTTGAAAAGGATAAGGCTTTAGAGCGTCGTTTTCAAAAAGTACTGGTAGATGAACCGGATACAGAAAGTGCTATTTCTATTTTACGTGGTATTAAAGATAAATATGAAACACACCATAAAGTTCGTATAAAAGACGAAGCTATTATTGGCGCCGTAGAATTATCACAACGCTATATTACCAACCGTTTTTTGCCAGACAAGGCGATTGATTTAATGGACGAAGCTGCTTCTAAATTACGTATGGAAATTAATTCTAAACCAGAAGAATTAGACGTACTTGACCGTAAAATTATGCAGCTAGAGATTGAAATTGAAGCAATTAAACGTGAAAATGATGAAACTAAGTTAAAATCTTTAAATGCTGATTTAGCTAATTTAAAAGAAGAGCGTAATGAAATCAATGCAAAATGGCAATCTGAGAAAAGTGTAGTAGATACGATTCAGAACTTAAAAACGGATATTGAAAACTACAAACACGAAGCTGAAAAAGCGGAACGTAATGGTGATTATGGTAAAGTAGCTGAATTGCGCTACGGAAAAATAAAAGAAGCGCAAGAAGCACTTGACAAACAACAAGAAATTTTAGCAAGTCAACAAGAAAACTCTTTAATTAAAGAAGAAGTTACCTATGACGATATTGCTGAAGTTGTAGCAAAATGGACCGGGGTTCCTGTGACTAAAATGTTACAATCAGAGCGTGAAAAGTTATTAAAATTAGAAGACGAACTACACAAACGTGTCGTTGGTCAAGAAGAAGCTATTGAAGCGGTTTCAGATGCCGTTCGTCGTTCAAGATCTGGTTTGCAAAATCCTAATAAGCCTATTGGTTCGTTCTTGTTCTTGGGAACAACAGGAGTTGGTAAAACAGAATTAGCGAAAGCGCTTGCTGAGTATTTATTTGACGATGAAAATGCCATGACGCGTATTGACATGAGTGAATATCAAGAGCGTCACTCAGTAAGTAGATTGGTGGGAGCACCTCCAGGATATGTTGGTTATGATGAAGGTGGACAATTAACAGAGGCTGTTAGAAGAAAACCCTATTCAGTAGTGTTATTAGATGAGATTGAAAAGGCACATCCCGATACATTTAATATCTTATTGCAAGTATTAGATGAAGGTAGATTGACTGATAATAAAGGACGTGTTGCCGATTTTAAAAACACTATTATTATCATGACCTCTAATATGGGAAGCCATATTATTCAAGAGAAGTTCGATAATATGAAAGGAGATATTTATACGACCCTTGATTTAGCAAAAACAGAAGTTTTAGGGCTATTGAAACAATCGGTAAGACCTGAATTCTTGAATAGAATTGACGATATTATCATGTTCACTCCATTATCAGAAGATAACATTAAAGAAATTGTAAAACTACAACTGAATAGTGTTAAAAAGATGATTGCGCAGCAAAATATTACATTTGATGCGACCGATGAAGCTATAGATTACTTAGCGGCAAAAGGGTATCAACCAGAGTTTGGTGCACGCCCTGTAAAACGGGTTATTCAAAAAGAGGTTTTAAATCAATTGTCTAAAGAAATTCTATCAGGAAGAGTAACTACCGATAGCATTATTTTACTCGATGCTTTTGATGACGAACTGGTATTTAGAAATCAATCTGATTTAGTTAACAATTAA